A single genomic interval of uncultured Sphaerochaeta sp. harbors:
- a CDS encoding ABC transporter ATP-binding protein, whose product MQNPEDILSIENLTIHYETDEGSVHALNEVSLAMKRGETLGLVGETGAGKTTLARGILRLVPSPPGVIKQGSVYFEGQDLLSLNESKMRAIRGSRISMIFQDPMTSLNPVMTVGEQIQEVVEVHNRDLKREEIVQQADAMLEMVGIPSERSHEFPHQFSGGMKQRVIIAIALACNPVLLIADEPTTALDVTIQAQVLDMITALKKRLNTAMLLITHDLGVVAQNCDRVAIMYAGQIIELGNLDDIFKRPTHPYTKGLLGSIPSLTKDVKRLSPIKGLMPDPTDLPPGCKFAPRCRFVTEACERAMPEPTHLSETHQVRCILAEAEVRNG is encoded by the coding sequence ATGCAGAATCCAGAAGATATACTATCCATCGAAAACCTCACCATTCATTATGAAACTGATGAAGGGAGTGTGCATGCACTCAATGAGGTTTCTCTTGCAATGAAGAGAGGGGAAACCCTCGGCTTGGTTGGAGAGACTGGAGCGGGAAAGACAACCCTTGCAAGGGGGATTCTCCGCCTGGTTCCTTCCCCTCCTGGAGTGATTAAGCAGGGGAGTGTGTATTTTGAAGGGCAGGATTTGCTCTCCCTGAACGAGAGCAAGATGCGTGCAATTCGCGGGAGTCGCATCTCCATGATATTCCAGGATCCCATGACCAGCCTCAATCCAGTCATGACTGTTGGGGAGCAAATCCAGGAAGTTGTTGAGGTTCATAACCGGGATCTCAAACGTGAGGAGATTGTTCAGCAAGCTGATGCAATGTTGGAAATGGTTGGGATTCCTTCTGAGCGAAGCCATGAGTTTCCTCATCAGTTCTCTGGAGGTATGAAGCAGCGGGTGATCATCGCCATCGCACTTGCGTGTAATCCTGTCCTGTTGATTGCTGATGAACCGACTACCGCTCTTGATGTGACTATCCAGGCACAAGTATTGGATATGATTACAGCTTTGAAGAAGCGGCTCAATACTGCGATGCTGCTCATAACGCATGACCTGGGAGTTGTTGCCCAGAATTGTGACCGGGTTGCCATTATGTATGCCGGACAGATCATTGAGCTGGGAAATCTCGATGACATTTTCAAACGACCAACACATCCCTATACGAAAGGATTGCTTGGCTCAATCCCTTCCCTTACGAAGGATGTAAAACGCCTGAGTCCCATCAAGGGTCTGATGCCCGATCCAACCGATCTGCCTCCTGGATGCAAATTTGCTCCCCGCTGCAGATTCGTTACTGAAGCCTGTGAGCGAGCAATGCCTGAACCTACACATCTGAGCGAAACACATCAGGTCCGTTGCATTTTGGCCGAAGCGGAGGTGAGAAATGGATGA